One Nitrospira sp. DNA window includes the following coding sequences:
- a CDS encoding ATP synthase epsilon chain, which produces MARKILLEVVTPEKLLLSQDVDMVIAPGSEGEFGVLPGHCHFLSTLRIGELRYQTGDVWHYMSVLWGFAEVTPAKVTVMAEIAEKAEDIDVGRAQQAVEKAEQRLQAGGLPSEVKEAQISLEKARLRKKIAERTRKTGRS; this is translated from the coding sequence ATGGCGAGGAAGATTCTATTAGAGGTAGTCACGCCGGAGAAGTTGCTCTTGAGCCAGGATGTCGATATGGTCATAGCGCCTGGTTCCGAGGGAGAGTTCGGAGTGTTGCCGGGACACTGTCATTTCCTCTCCACCCTCCGGATCGGTGAACTCCGGTACCAGACGGGAGATGTCTGGCACTATATGTCGGTCCTCTGGGGTTTTGCGGAAGTCACTCCCGCCAAAGTGACCGTGATGGCTGAGATCGCCGAAAAGGCCGAAGACATTGATGTCGGCCGCGCCCAGCAAGCGGTTGAAAAGGCCGAGCAACGCCTGCAGGCCGGCGGCCTTCCGTCGGAAGTCAAAGAAGCTCAGATCAGCCTCGAAAAAGCCCGCCTCCGCAAGAAGATCGCCGAACGCACCCGCAAGACCGGCCGCTCCTAG
- a CDS encoding ATP synthase beta chain, whose protein sequence is MSTGKVIQVIGPVVDVEFPPGQLPNIYNALKVTQEENKAAGTPAVRITLEVASHLGENRVRGIAMSTTDGLTRGMDVQDTGAAISVPVGRETLGRLINVLGEPVDEKGPIKTKKTYPIHRPAPKLEDQETKTEVLETGIKVVDLLEPYSKGGKVGLFGGAGVGKTVIIMELINNIALHHGGFSVFAGVGERTREGNDLWHEMQESKVIDPDDYTKSKAALVYGQMNEPPGARLRVGLTGLTVAEYFRDEENQDVLLFVDNIFRFTQAGSEVSALLGRMPSAVGYQPNLSTEMGALQERITSTKRGSITSVQAIYVPADDLTDPAPATAFAHLDATTVLSRQLAELGIYPAVDPLDSTSRILDPQIIGEEHYKVARGVQSVLQRYKDLQDIIAILGMDELSEDDKMVVARARKIQRFLSQPFHVAEAFTGAPGKYVKLKDTVRSFKEILDGKYDHLPEQAFYMVGPIEEAVAKAEKMGVKV, encoded by the coding sequence GTGAGCACAGGAAAGGTCATCCAAGTCATCGGTCCGGTGGTGGACGTGGAGTTTCCTCCCGGCCAGCTCCCGAACATCTATAACGCGTTGAAGGTGACACAGGAAGAGAATAAGGCTGCCGGCACACCGGCGGTGCGGATTACGCTGGAGGTCGCGTCGCACCTCGGGGAAAATCGCGTACGCGGCATCGCGATGTCGACGACCGACGGCCTCACACGCGGGATGGACGTACAGGACACGGGAGCGGCCATTTCCGTGCCGGTTGGACGCGAGACGCTGGGACGACTGATCAACGTGCTCGGTGAACCGGTCGACGAGAAGGGGCCCATCAAGACGAAAAAGACGTACCCGATCCACCGGCCTGCGCCGAAGCTGGAAGATCAGGAGACCAAGACGGAAGTGCTCGAAACCGGCATCAAGGTCGTCGATCTGCTCGAACCCTACAGTAAGGGCGGAAAGGTCGGACTCTTCGGCGGCGCCGGGGTCGGGAAGACCGTCATCATCATGGAGCTCATCAACAACATCGCCCTGCACCACGGCGGCTTCTCCGTCTTTGCCGGCGTCGGCGAGCGGACCCGCGAGGGCAACGACCTTTGGCATGAAATGCAGGAGTCCAAAGTCATCGATCCGGATGACTATACGAAGTCAAAAGCCGCGTTGGTCTATGGCCAGATGAATGAACCGCCGGGTGCGCGCCTTCGTGTGGGCTTGACCGGCCTGACGGTCGCCGAATATTTCCGGGATGAAGAAAACCAGGATGTGCTGCTGTTCGTGGACAATATCTTCCGGTTTACCCAGGCCGGATCTGAAGTGTCCGCGCTGCTCGGGCGCATGCCGTCCGCGGTCGGTTACCAGCCGAACCTGTCCACAGAAATGGGTGCGTTGCAGGAGCGTATCACCTCGACGAAGCGCGGCTCGATTACGTCGGTACAGGCCATCTATGTGCCGGCCGACGACCTGACCGACCCGGCTCCGGCCACGGCCTTCGCCCACTTGGACGCCACGACCGTGTTGTCCCGGCAGCTGGCTGAGTTGGGGATTTATCCGGCGGTCGATCCGCTCGATTCCACATCACGTATTCTCGATCCGCAGATCATCGGGGAAGAACATTACAAGGTGGCGCGCGGCGTGCAGTCGGTCTTGCAACGGTACAAGGACCTGCAGGACATCATCGCGATTCTCGGGATGGACGAGTTGTCGGAAGACGACAAGATGGTCGTCGCGCGGGCGCGTAAGATCCAACGGTTCCTGTCCCAGCCGTTCCATGTGGCCGAAGCCTTCACCGGTGCGCCGGGCAAGTATGTGAAACTGAAGGACACGGTCCGCAGCTTCAAGGAAATCCTCGACGGCAAGTACGACCACCTGCCGGAACAGGCGTTCTACATGGTCGGGCCGATCGAAGAGGCGGTGGCGAAGGCGGAAAAAATGGGAGTAAAAGTCTAA